One genomic window of Bacillota bacterium LX-D includes the following:
- a CDS encoding aminotransferase class V-fold PLP-dependent enzyme yields the protein MKFGSKLIHNGNEIDKHTGALSIPIYQTSTYHQVDIENSQEYDYSRSGNPTRKALEETIAILEGGDRGFAFSSGMAATSSALAIFSAGDHIIVCEDVYGGTYRISTNFFSRFNVEITFVDASNLDSIKENIRSNTKAIFLETPSNPLLKITDVRGAIRIAKENGLLVLIDNTFMSPYLQRPIELGADIVIHSATKFIGGHSDVLGGLVVVKGEDLGKKVYAVQNGFGAVLGPQDSWLLLRGLKTLQVRMDYQQKNAQKLAEWLDQHEKVQSVYYPGLPNHVSRDIHFSQADGAGAVLSFKTVSDAQARSFMQKVSLAAVAVSLGGVETIVSYPVKMSHAAMPKEERERLGITDNLIRVSVGLEDISDLIEDFASALSI from the coding sequence ATGAAATTTGGGTCAAAACTTATCCACAATGGAAACGAGATAGATAAGCATACTGGGGCATTAAGTATTCCTATTTATCAGACATCAACATACCATCAAGTGGATATAGAGAATTCACAGGAATATGATTATTCACGCTCGGGAAATCCTACAAGAAAAGCATTAGAGGAAACGATAGCTATCTTGGAGGGGGGAGATAGGGGGTTTGCGTTCTCTTCAGGGATGGCAGCCACATCTTCTGCACTGGCTATATTTTCAGCAGGTGATCATATTATTGTCTGTGAAGATGTATATGGTGGAACGTATCGAATAAGTACAAATTTTTTTAGTAGGTTTAATGTAGAAATTACTTTTGTTGATGCAAGCAATCTTGACAGTATCAAGGAAAACATCCGCAGTAATACAAAAGCCATATTTCTTGAAACACCTTCAAATCCATTATTAAAAATAACAGATGTAAGGGGAGCAATAAGAATTGCTAAAGAGAACGGATTATTAGTCCTAATTGATAATACTTTTATGTCTCCCTACCTGCAAAGGCCCATAGAACTTGGAGCAGATATTGTTATTCATAGTGCAACCAAGTTTATCGGTGGGCACAGTGATGTACTTGGAGGACTTGTGGTTGTTAAGGGTGAGGATCTGGGAAAGAAGGTTTATGCCGTACAGAATGGCTTTGGCGCTGTTTTGGGTCCACAAGATAGTTGGCTTTTGCTCCGTGGCCTTAAAACCCTACAAGTTAGGATGGATTACCAGCAAAAAAATGCCCAAAAACTTGCGGAATGGCTGGATCAACATGAAAAAGTCCAGTCAGTTTATTATCCTGGCTTACCAAATCATGTGAGTCGAGATATTCATTTTTCTCAAGCTGATGGGGCAGGTGCTGTACTGTCATTCAAAACAGTTAGTGACGCACAGGCACGTAGTTTTATGCAAAAAGTAAGTCTGGCTGCCGTAGCTGTAAGTCTTGGTGGTGTTGAAACTATTGTTTCCTACCCCGTGAAAATGTCTCATGCAGCTATGCCAAAGGAAGAGAGAGAGCGGCTTGGCATTACTGATAATCTCATAAGGGTATCAGTGGGATTAGAGGATATTTCTGATTTAATAGAAGATTTTGCTAGTGCATTATCAATCTAA